A DNA window from Zingiber officinale cultivar Zhangliang chromosome 3A, Zo_v1.1, whole genome shotgun sequence contains the following coding sequences:
- the LOC122052839 gene encoding IRK-interacting protein-like isoform X1 — protein MASPSTMASPSSYSLPPPPLPSFTSILVQDKEGDGEKEERHEQVKFKDLPRVESHIPTPLHSGSSLRPPRPKTGQAGNEVGTVSCNKCRPTSRDKLIVPLDPSATSFPSPGGLLRSLFFPFTRHTPATAAAAAAGDFRDDRWRLVAAELSRKILHVTRKRDEALQEASRLKNSLAELEHKVDLLESNIRSISSRPVQPVAFPSQAFRFAVEDARTAMRHFARLLIAHIRPVKRSMDRFTGLIQPLDPRAVAEWRRNPGWLLVYTEALLNRIFYSRLEEGDDEESGLIDPVARCESNRAAYEAARELSWEDVLSKGTRHYSEGLSRFCDLKMSEVVGTVGWTTPAQAPWPEGLLLAFFMAAKGAWVVRLMTRSVHPAVPALRAERGARFDERFMEDVARDRVRRATPVSVREVVAPGFDLYMVPHGILKCKVVCVYYSNSKEWSNDHIDTVKGDSFASSTPVNSSLELHGGTKL, from the exons ATGGCTTCTCCTTCCACCATGGCTTCTCCTTCCTCCTATTCTCTCCCTCCCCCTCCTCTCCCCTCCTTCacttct ATTCTGGTACAGGACAAGGAGGGAGACGGCGAGAAGGAAGAACGACATGAGCAAGTCAAGTTCAAGGATTTGCCTCGAGTCGAGTCTCACATCCCCACTCCACTCCACAGTGGCTCTTCCCTGCGGCCACCACGCCCCAAAACAGGGCAGGCTGGAAACGAGGTCGGCACCGTCTCCTGCAATAAGTGCCGCCCCACCTCCCGGGACAAGCTCATCGTCCCCCTCGACCCCTCAGCCACTTCCTTCCCCAGCCCCGGTGGCCTCCTGCgctccctcttctttcccttcacACGCCACACCCCAGCaactgccgccgccgccgcagccGGTGATTTCCGCGATGACCGGTGGAGGCTCGTGGCGGCGGAGCTGTCGAGGAAGATCCTCCACGTCACACGCAAGCGCGACGAGGCGCTCCAGGAAGCTTCCCGCCTTAAGAATTCTCTCGCTGAGCTCGAGCACAAGGTCGATCTCCTCGAGTCAAACATCCGGTCCATCTCAAGCCGGCCGGTTCAGCCCGTCGCCTTCCCGAGTCAAGCCTTTCGCTTCGCAGTGGAAGACGCGCGCACCGCGATGCGCCACTTCGCGCGCTTGCTGATCGCCCACATCCGGCCCGTCAAGAGGTCCATGGACCGATTCACGGGCCTGATCCAGCCACTCGATCCCCGGGCCGTCGCCGAATGGCGGAGGAACCCGGGCTGGTTGCTCGTCTACACAGAGGCCCTGCTGAACCGGATATTCTATTCCCGGTTGGAGGAAGGCGACGACGAAGAATCCGGCCTAATCGACCCAGTGGCTAGGTGCGAGTCGAACCGAGCCGCGTACGAGGCGGCTCGGGAACTCAGTTGGGAGGACGTGCTCAGCAAAGGGACGCGACACTACAGCGAGGGGCTGAGCCGGTTCTGCGATCTGAAGATGAGCGAGGTCGTGGGGACGGTGGGATGGACGACTCCGGCGCAGGCACCGTGGCCGGAGGGGCTGCTGCTGGCCTTCTTCATGGCGGCGAAGGGGGCGTGGGTGGTTCGACTCATGACACGGTCGGTGCACCCAGCGGTTCCGGCGCTGAGGGCGGAGCGAGGGGCAAGGTTCGACGAGCGGTTCATGGAGGACGTGGCGAGAGATAGGGTGAGACGGGCGACGCCGGTGAGCGTGAGAGAGGTGGTGGCGCCGGGGTTTGACTTATATATGGTGCCACACGGGATTCTGAAGTGCAAAGTAGTGTGCGTGTATTACAGCAACAGCAAAGAGTGGAGTAACGATCACATTGATACGGTAAAAGGCGATTCGTTCGCCTCTAGTACTCCCGTTAATTCATCTTTAGAATTACACGGAGGAACTAAATTATAG
- the LOC122052839 gene encoding IRK-interacting protein-like isoform X2 gives MASPSTMASPSSYSLPPPPLPSFTSDKEGDGEKEERHEQVKFKDLPRVESHIPTPLHSGSSLRPPRPKTGQAGNEVGTVSCNKCRPTSRDKLIVPLDPSATSFPSPGGLLRSLFFPFTRHTPATAAAAAAGDFRDDRWRLVAAELSRKILHVTRKRDEALQEASRLKNSLAELEHKVDLLESNIRSISSRPVQPVAFPSQAFRFAVEDARTAMRHFARLLIAHIRPVKRSMDRFTGLIQPLDPRAVAEWRRNPGWLLVYTEALLNRIFYSRLEEGDDEESGLIDPVARCESNRAAYEAARELSWEDVLSKGTRHYSEGLSRFCDLKMSEVVGTVGWTTPAQAPWPEGLLLAFFMAAKGAWVVRLMTRSVHPAVPALRAERGARFDERFMEDVARDRVRRATPVSVREVVAPGFDLYMVPHGILKCKVVCVYYSNSKEWSNDHIDTVKGDSFASSTPVNSSLELHGGTKL, from the exons ATGGCTTCTCCTTCCACCATGGCTTCTCCTTCCTCCTATTCTCTCCCTCCCCCTCCTCTCCCCTCCTTCacttct GACAAGGAGGGAGACGGCGAGAAGGAAGAACGACATGAGCAAGTCAAGTTCAAGGATTTGCCTCGAGTCGAGTCTCACATCCCCACTCCACTCCACAGTGGCTCTTCCCTGCGGCCACCACGCCCCAAAACAGGGCAGGCTGGAAACGAGGTCGGCACCGTCTCCTGCAATAAGTGCCGCCCCACCTCCCGGGACAAGCTCATCGTCCCCCTCGACCCCTCAGCCACTTCCTTCCCCAGCCCCGGTGGCCTCCTGCgctccctcttctttcccttcacACGCCACACCCCAGCaactgccgccgccgccgcagccGGTGATTTCCGCGATGACCGGTGGAGGCTCGTGGCGGCGGAGCTGTCGAGGAAGATCCTCCACGTCACACGCAAGCGCGACGAGGCGCTCCAGGAAGCTTCCCGCCTTAAGAATTCTCTCGCTGAGCTCGAGCACAAGGTCGATCTCCTCGAGTCAAACATCCGGTCCATCTCAAGCCGGCCGGTTCAGCCCGTCGCCTTCCCGAGTCAAGCCTTTCGCTTCGCAGTGGAAGACGCGCGCACCGCGATGCGCCACTTCGCGCGCTTGCTGATCGCCCACATCCGGCCCGTCAAGAGGTCCATGGACCGATTCACGGGCCTGATCCAGCCACTCGATCCCCGGGCCGTCGCCGAATGGCGGAGGAACCCGGGCTGGTTGCTCGTCTACACAGAGGCCCTGCTGAACCGGATATTCTATTCCCGGTTGGAGGAAGGCGACGACGAAGAATCCGGCCTAATCGACCCAGTGGCTAGGTGCGAGTCGAACCGAGCCGCGTACGAGGCGGCTCGGGAACTCAGTTGGGAGGACGTGCTCAGCAAAGGGACGCGACACTACAGCGAGGGGCTGAGCCGGTTCTGCGATCTGAAGATGAGCGAGGTCGTGGGGACGGTGGGATGGACGACTCCGGCGCAGGCACCGTGGCCGGAGGGGCTGCTGCTGGCCTTCTTCATGGCGGCGAAGGGGGCGTGGGTGGTTCGACTCATGACACGGTCGGTGCACCCAGCGGTTCCGGCGCTGAGGGCGGAGCGAGGGGCAAGGTTCGACGAGCGGTTCATGGAGGACGTGGCGAGAGATAGGGTGAGACGGGCGACGCCGGTGAGCGTGAGAGAGGTGGTGGCGCCGGGGTTTGACTTATATATGGTGCCACACGGGATTCTGAAGTGCAAAGTAGTGTGCGTGTATTACAGCAACAGCAAAGAGTGGAGTAACGATCACATTGATACGGTAAAAGGCGATTCGTTCGCCTCTAGTACTCCCGTTAATTCATCTTTAGAATTACACGGAGGAACTAAATTATAG